In Helianthus annuus cultivar XRQ/B chromosome 9, HanXRQr2.0-SUNRISE, whole genome shotgun sequence, the following are encoded in one genomic region:
- the LOC110878177 gene encoding uncharacterized protein LOC110878177, translated as MAVETDFDKVFESIRKRCLELEEKSKKDEMRRVMLETEVDDLKKRNKELEGKIAAIQNIVVDPNDVKSDSDSLIEVMIINKVLECEKQKAESDVCFWKEKVKELEAKMKGMNENVKEDVDVVSKGSKGVLYSRVRKRLSFEEDGCTSKKMGPSTPGVGQSPFHGVIDISDEDESSNEIPKVRKCDGLTKSQCSSENNLQRTNLEHADEEHVDEFRVHSSNTRSAKRKRAAKYVASDDVDSYDDNAPICTLKTQHSSRVSTDSEDQTKENVSRRYLTRLRKSESKNKEEKRSIVLNKTRSSSEDEEDNDGVDESESEGESLGGFIVDSSESVSNCGSESSDSADESEDALNEYKVTLDKIGRKKISNLKWDLEGDMLSDFGKDLELCMRAVCAIYRQQTADEKASKETRYRNERGFSQTDASRGCTLAEFLTDGDPNCDLNKTVEQLKEYGSKEVKLCKALAAKYSKQLFEIYRNKEDPYFPPQR; from the exons ATGGCTGTTGAGACAGATTTTGATAAGGTATTTGAGAGTATTAGGAAAAGATGTCTTGAATTGgaagaaaagagtaaaaaagatgaaaTGAGGCGTGTGATGTTGGAAACCGAGGTTGATGATTTAAAGAAAAGGAACAAAGAACTCGAGGGGAAGATCGCTGCGATTCAGAATATTGTGGTTGATCCAAACGATGTGAAAAGTGACAGCGACAGTCTTATTGAGGTGATGATTATAAACAAGGTTTTGGAGTGTGAGAAACAGAAGGCTGAAAGCGACGTGTGTTTTTGGAAGGAGAAGGTTAAGGAATTGGAGGCAAAGATGAAGGGCATGAACGAGAACGTCAAAGAGGATGTTGATGTGGTCTCGAAGGGGAGTAAAGGAGTTTTATATAGCCGAGTTAGAAAGCGGTTATCGTTTGAGGAAGATGGATGCACTAGTAAGAAGATGGGGCCGTCTACTCCAGGTGTTGGTCAATCCCCTTTTCATGGCGTTATTGATATTAGTGATGAGGATGAAAGCTCTAACGAGATTCCAAAAGTTCGAAAATGTGATGGTTTGACTAAAAGTCAATGCTCCTCCGAGAATAACCTCCAAAGGACTAATTTAGAACATGCTGATGAAGAACATGTGGACGAGTTTAGAGTTCATTCATCGAATACTAGAAGTGCTAAAAGAAAACGGGCTGCCAAATACGTTGCTAGTGATGATGTGGACAGTTATGATGACAATGCTCCAATTTGCACGCTAAAAACACAACATAGCTCTCGGGTTAGTACAGATTCAGAGGACCAAACGAAAGAGAATGTAAGTAGGAGGTACCTAACGAGGCTGAGGAAATCAGAATccaaaaacaaagaagaaaaaagaagtaTTGTCTTGAATAAAACCCGTAGTTCGAGTGAGGATGAGGAAGATAATGACGGTGTAGATGAGTCAGAGAGTGAAGGTGAAAGTTTGGGTGGATTCATCGTTGACAGTTCTGAAAGTGTTTCTAACTGTGGCTCTGAAAGTAGTGATAGCGCTGATGAATCCGAAGATGCGTTAAATGAATATAAAGTAACTTTGGATAAGATTGGCAGGAAAAAGATTTCGAATCTGAAGTGGGATCTAGAGGGGGATATGTTATCTGATTTTGGTAAAGATCTTGAATTGTGTATGAGGGCGGTTTgtgctatttataggcaacaaACAGCTGATGAGAAAGCATCTAAAGAAACAAGATACCGAAACGAGCGAGGGTTTAGCCAGACTGATGCTTCCAG GGGTTGTACACTGGCTGAATTTCTCACGGACGGAGATCCCAATTGTGACCTTAACAAAACGGTGGAACAACTGAAAGAATATGGCTCGAAGGAGGTCAAACTATGCAAGGCACTTGCAGCTAAATACTCAAAACAGTTATTTGAGATTTACCGGAACAAAGAAGATCCTTATTTCCCGCCACAACGTTAA
- the LOC110874504 gene encoding dentin sialophosphoprotein produces the protein MAQSTPGFVQSSFHDIVDISDKDVNSNDSKPIKDMYPNKKIAPSTPNFAQSLFHDIIDINDEDVNFNDSKPIEDGCPNKKMAPSTPGFAQSPFHDIIDIINEDVNYDSKPTEDKCPNKKMTPSTPGFALSPLHDIIDISDEDVNSSESKLIENGCPNKKMAPSTPGFAQSPFHDITDSSDEDVNSNESKPIEHGRPNKKMVPSTPAFAQSPFYDIIDINDEDLNSNDSKPIEDKCPNKKMAPSTPGFAQSSFHDIIDIIDEVVNSNDFKPIKDGCAKKKMAPSTPSFAQSPFHDTIDISDEDVNSNEIPKVKKVSGSRKRGDLTKSQCSSKNNLQKSNLEHTVEEHMDEFRVHSSNTRSTKRKRAAKIITSDDEAGYDDNAPIRTLKTQHSSRVSSDLEEEVKENVSRRHLTRLRKSESKNKQHESSIDLNQTDSSSEDEEDNDGVDELESEGESLGGFIVDGSESVSNSDSESSDSADQSEDVLNEYKETLDIIRRKKVPNLKWDLEGDMLSDFGKDPTFCLRAVCALYRRQTADEKESKKTRHLNERGFSKTDAARGSKLAEFLTDGDPDGDLVKTVEELLEYDPNGLKLCRALATKYSRQLFEIYQNGEDSYFSPQ, from the exons ATGGCACAGTCTACTCCAGGCTTTGTTCAATCTTCTTTTCATGACATTGTCGATATTAGTGATAAGGATGTAAACTCTAACGATTCCAAACCAATCAAAGACATGTACCCCAATAAGAAGATCGCGCCATCTACTCCCAACTTTGCTCAATCCCTTTTTCATGACATTATCGATATTAACGATGAGGATGTAAACTTTAACGATTCCAAACCAATCGAAGACGGATGCCCCAATAAAAAGATGGCGCCATCTACCCCAGGCTTTGCTCAATCCCCTTTTCATGACATTATCGATATTATTAATGAGGATGTGAACTACGATTCTAAACCAACCGAAGACAAATGCCCCAACAAGAAGATGACGCCGTCTACTCCAGGCTTTGCTCTATCCCCTCTTCATGACATTATCGATATTAGTGATGAAGATGTAAACTCTAGCGAATCCAAACTAATCGAAAACGGATGCCCCAATAAGAAGATGGCGCCGTCTACTCCAGGCTTTGCTCAATCCCCTTTTCATGACATTACCGATAGTAGTGATGAGGATGTAAACTCTAACGAGTCCAAACCAATAGAACATGGACGCCCCAACAAGAAGATGGTGCCGTCTACTCCAGCCTTTGCTCAATCCCCTTTTTATGACATTATTGATATCAATGATGAGGATCTAAATTCTAACGATTCCAAACCAATCGAAGACAAATGCCCCAACAAGAAGATGGCACCGTCTACTCCAGGCTTTGCTCAATCTTCTTTTCATGACATTATCGATATAATTGATGAGGTTGTGAACTCTAACGATTTTAAACCAATCAAAGATGGATGCGCCAAAAAGAAGATGGCGCCGTCTACACCAAGCTTTGCTCAATCCCCTTTTCATGATACTATCGATATTAGCGATGAGGATGTAAACTCCAACGAGATTCCAAAAGTTAAAAAGGTTTCTGGTTCAAGAAAGCGTGGTGATTTGACTAAAAGTCAGTGTTCTTCTAAGAATAACCTCCAAAAGAGTAATCTAGAACATACTGTTGAAGAACATATGGACGAGTTTAGAGTTCATTCATCAAATACTAGAAGCACTAAAAGAAAACGGGCTGCCAAAATCATTACTAGTGACGATGAGGCCGGTTATGACGACAACGCTCCAATTCGCACGCTAAAAACACAACATAGCTCTCGGGTTAGTTCAGATTTAGAGGAAGAAGTTAAAGAAAATGTAAGTAGGAGGCACCTAACGAGGCTGAGGAAATCAGAATCCAAAAACAAACAACATGAAAGCAGTATTGACTTGAATCAAACCGATAGTTCAAGCGAGGACGAGGAAGATAATGATGGCGTAGATGAGTTAGAGAGTGAAGGTGAAAGTTTGGGTGGATTTATCGTTGACGGTTCTGAAAGTGTTTCTAATAGTGATTCTGAAAGTAGTGATAGCGCTGATCAATCTGAAGATGTGTTAAATGAATATAAAGAAACTTTGGATATAATTCGCAGGAAAAAGGTTCCAAATCTAAAGTGGGATCTAGAGGGAGATATGTTATCTGATTTTGGTAAAGACCCGACATTCTGTTTGAGGGCGGTGTGTGCTCTTTATAGGCGACAAACAGCGGATGAGAAAGAATCTAAAAAAACAAGACACCTAAACGAGCGAGGGTTTAGCAAGACAGATGCAGCCAG GGGTAGTAAGCTGGCTGAATTTCTCACGGATGGAGATCCTGACGGCGATCTTGTCAAAACGGTGGAAGAACTGTTGGAATATGACCCGAATGGGCTCAAACTATGCAGGGCACTTGCAACTAAATACTCAAGACAGTTATTTGAGATTTACCAGAATGGAGAAGATTCTTATTTCTCGCCACAATGA